In the genome of Candidatus Microbacterium phytovorans, one region contains:
- a CDS encoding AURKAIP1/COX24 domain-containing protein: MGSVIKKRRKRMAKKKHRKLLRKTRHQRRNKK, from the coding sequence GTGGGTTCTGTCATCAAGAAGCGCCGCAAGCGCATGGCGAAGAAGAAGCACCGCAAGCTGCTTCGCAAGACTCGCCACCAGCGCCGCAACAAGAAGTAA
- a CDS encoding helix-turn-helix domain-containing protein translates to MPELSDVRFLTVAEVADLMRVSKMTVYRLVHAGELPAVRFGRSYRVPETAVTAALQRPIADVG, encoded by the coding sequence ATGCCGGAGTTGTCTGACGTGCGCTTTCTGACGGTCGCCGAGGTGGCCGACTTGATGCGCGTCTCGAAGATGACCGTGTACCGACTGGTGCACGCCGGCGAGCTGCCCGCGGTCCGATTCGGTCGCAGCTACCGTGTCCCCGAGACGGCCGTGACCGCTGCCCTGCAACGGCCGATCGCCGACGTCGGCTAG